A genomic window from Pseudothermotoga sp. includes:
- a CDS encoding NAD(P)/FAD-dependent oxidoreductase — MKIAVIGAGVVGSLIARELCKYDAEVLLIEKNMDVGWGVTKANSAILHAGYDDPVGSVRSKFCSLGNAMYTELAKELDFEIKRTGSYVLAFNDEEISVLHKLLKQGEVNKVPGLELHDRDEILSREPRVNPKVKMGLWAPTAGITEPWMIAIAAVENALENGLKLFLNEEVIGFEKSNGKIKKIITNKQEHSVDIVINVAGLFADEISKLAGAEYVPLHPRKGQYILLDKKLGKIVNSVIFPTPTEKSKGILVLPTIDGGLLLGPTAEDLPSDRKHDLTTTSEGLQQIKDFVLKLVPDIDFSLVVKTFAGLRPESPQKDFFISASRTVQNFINVMAMRSPGLTAAPAIAKYVVEDLIQDQLKLTLKRKRNFKSKREAIKKYTQLSLEEWQEVVARKPSAGRMVCFCNEVTEAEIVEAISRGARTLDGVKFRTRAMFGRCQGGFCMSKILKILERELGTDASNITLKSPGSWIVDGKVRE, encoded by the coding sequence TTGAAAATCGCAGTGATCGGAGCCGGAGTGGTTGGTTCACTGATCGCTCGAGAACTGTGTAAGTACGATGCAGAAGTGTTACTCATAGAGAAAAATATGGATGTTGGCTGGGGTGTGACGAAAGCGAACTCCGCCATTCTCCACGCTGGATATGACGATCCAGTCGGTAGTGTGAGATCGAAATTCTGTAGCCTTGGTAATGCGATGTACACAGAGCTCGCCAAAGAGTTGGATTTCGAGATCAAAAGGACCGGTTCATACGTTCTTGCCTTCAACGACGAGGAAATCAGTGTGCTTCACAAGCTTTTGAAACAGGGTGAAGTCAACAAAGTTCCCGGTCTCGAACTTCACGATCGTGATGAGATTCTCTCGAGGGAACCGAGGGTCAATCCAAAAGTGAAGATGGGACTTTGGGCACCAACAGCTGGTATAACGGAACCATGGATGATTGCAATCGCCGCCGTGGAAAACGCACTCGAGAATGGGTTGAAGCTGTTTTTGAATGAAGAAGTCATCGGTTTTGAAAAGTCCAACGGCAAGATCAAAAAGATCATCACCAATAAGCAGGAGCATTCTGTAGACATAGTCATAAACGTGGCTGGTTTGTTCGCCGATGAAATTTCGAAGTTGGCTGGCGCAGAATATGTGCCACTACATCCAAGGAAAGGTCAATACATTCTACTCGATAAGAAACTCGGTAAAATCGTCAATTCAGTCATCTTTCCAACCCCGACGGAAAAATCCAAAGGTATCTTGGTGTTACCAACGATAGATGGTGGTCTACTTCTAGGACCAACAGCCGAAGACTTGCCGAGTGATAGGAAACACGATTTAACCACGACGAGTGAAGGGTTACAGCAGATCAAAGACTTTGTCCTCAAGCTCGTTCCAGATATAGACTTTTCCCTAGTCGTTAAGACCTTCGCCGGCCTGAGGCCAGAAAGTCCACAGAAAGATTTCTTCATCTCAGCCAGTCGAACCGTTCAAAATTTCATCAATGTCATGGCGATGAGATCACCAGGTCTCACGGCAGCTCCAGCGATAGCAAAGTACGTGGTCGAAGATCTCATACAAGATCAACTGAAACTAACGCTGAAAAGAAAAAGAAATTTCAAGTCGAAGAGAGAGGCTATAAAGAAGTACACGCAACTCAGTCTCGAAGAATGGCAAGAAGTGGTTGCGAGAAAACCGTCTGCGGGAAGAATGGTTTGCTTCTGTAACGAGGTGACCGAGGCCGAGATAGTTGAAGCCATCAGCAGAGGTGCTAGAACTCTAGACGGTGTGAAGTTCAGAACACGCGCCATGTTTGGGCGTTGCCAGGGTGGTTTCTGTATGAGCAAAATTTTAAAGATCCTTGAACGTGAACTTGGAACGGACGCTTCGAACATCACCCTCAAATCACCTGGCAGCTGGATCGTCGATGGGAAGGTGAGAGAATGA
- a CDS encoding FAD-dependent oxidoreductase: MKTDVLVIGAGAAGMGAAIAAAKRGLNVVIAERDEITGGILNQCIHNGFGLHYFREELTGPEYAERFREQLEKLSDRIKVFTDCHVLKLGEDRKALLVSPKGILELEAKAVVYTSGARERPFGSLMIPGDRPSGIFTAGVAQRLMNIDNRKVGHRALIVGSGDIGMIMARRLTLEGTEVVAVVERLPYPGGLLRNVIQCLKDFNIPLYLSSTVIEVKGRERLEEVVIANVDEQFKPIPGTERSFKVDTLILSVGLIPQVEMLDGLVQTDRRTKGVACSNIGQSSREWIFAAGNCTAIFDLVDYVTKEGERAGEYASRYAMGERFSQNVPISPGENVMLTFPNFYNAVDDLTLYVRCKKPMEKAMLKVGNFEKIFEDLIPSEMIVAKIPNQKLSGLDRIVVELKEV, from the coding sequence ATGAAAACCGATGTACTCGTGATAGGTGCGGGAGCCGCTGGCATGGGTGCTGCGATCGCTGCAGCAAAGAGGGGATTGAACGTTGTCATCGCCGAGCGTGACGAGATCACTGGTGGTATTCTCAATCAATGCATTCACAACGGCTTTGGCCTTCATTATTTCAGAGAGGAACTCACGGGACCAGAATACGCAGAACGTTTTCGCGAACAACTCGAAAAACTCAGTGACCGAATCAAAGTGTTCACAGACTGTCACGTGCTGAAATTGGGTGAAGATAGAAAAGCCTTGCTCGTCTCACCGAAAGGCATTTTAGAACTTGAAGCAAAAGCTGTTGTGTACACATCTGGAGCACGTGAAAGACCATTCGGTTCACTCATGATTCCTGGAGACAGGCCCTCTGGCATCTTCACGGCGGGCGTCGCACAACGTCTCATGAACATAGACAACAGAAAAGTGGGACACAGGGCTTTGATCGTTGGATCCGGTGACATTGGGATGATCATGGCACGAAGGTTGACCTTGGAAGGAACCGAAGTGGTGGCGGTCGTGGAGAGGTTGCCCTATCCGGGAGGGCTTTTGAGAAACGTTATACAATGCTTGAAAGATTTCAACATACCGCTGTACCTTTCAAGTACAGTTATAGAAGTCAAAGGAAGGGAGAGACTCGAAGAAGTTGTGATCGCGAACGTGGATGAGCAATTTAAACCCATCCCAGGTACTGAACGGAGCTTCAAGGTGGACACACTGATCCTTTCGGTGGGGTTGATACCACAAGTGGAGATGCTCGATGGTCTAGTTCAAACGGATAGAAGAACCAAAGGTGTGGCATGTTCAAACATTGGTCAGTCCTCCAGAGAATGGATATTCGCAGCTGGCAACTGCACGGCCATTTTTGATCTGGTCGATTACGTTACGAAAGAAGGCGAGCGTGCCGGCGAGTATGCCTCACGTTACGCCATGGGAGAACGCTTTTCACAGAACGTTCCGATCTCACCAGGTGAGAACGTCATGCTGACCTTTCCCAATTTCTACAACGCTGTCGATGATCTCACACTTTATGTCAGATGCAAAAAACCTATGGAAAAAGCCATGTTGAAAGTTGGTAACTTTGAAAAAATCTTTGAAGATCTGATACCCAGTGAGATGATCGTGGCCAAAATCCCGAATCAAAAGCTCTCTGGCTTGGACCGAATCGTCGTCGAACTGAAGGAGGTGTGA
- a CDS encoding DUF1667 domain-containing protein — protein sequence MEKIVCVLCPMGCKIKYNAVDGKIISLEGNRCPRGVSYLEDELREPKRIVPTSVRVINGEMPLVSVKTSKPIPRRLISQFMQTVKNVKVEAPVRVGDVIIKNVLETGADVIATRTVKRVNSA from the coding sequence ATGGAAAAGATCGTGTGCGTCCTTTGTCCGATGGGCTGTAAGATAAAGTACAATGCAGTCGATGGAAAGATAATCTCGCTCGAAGGTAATCGTTGCCCCAGGGGAGTTTCTTATCTCGAGGATGAGTTGAGGGAGCCAAAAAGGATCGTTCCAACGAGCGTTAGAGTCATTAACGGTGAGATGCCCTTGGTTTCTGTGAAAACATCCAAGCCCATACCGCGCAGACTCATCTCGCAGTTTATGCAGACGGTGAAGAACGTTAAAGTAGAAGCTCCGGTCAGAGTCGGCGATGTGATAATCAAGAACGTTTTGGAAACCGGTGCAGATGTGATCGCCACCAGGACTGTGAAGAGGGTTAACTCAGCTTAA
- a CDS encoding glycerol-3-phosphate responsive antiterminator: MKNSGSRYFAHPVVPAIRNEEKLRCAAESLATSVFLLYGDLLDLKRLVEYLHECGKSVFVHLDLVKGLGKDESAVEYLKAEVMADGIITTKGNLVDVAKKIGLVPIQRIFLLDSQSLLTGIAQIKTHRPDYIEVLPGLIPDLIEQISKETSIPVITGGLIKTVAHVMEALKKGAVAVSTSEESLWNLRLS, encoded by the coding sequence GTAGTTCCAGCGATCAGGAACGAGGAAAAGTTGCGATGCGCAGCGGAAAGTCTGGCTACCTCGGTGTTTTTACTGTACGGAGATCTGCTCGATCTGAAACGCTTGGTTGAATATCTTCATGAATGTGGAAAGAGTGTGTTCGTGCACCTAGACTTGGTGAAGGGACTCGGTAAAGATGAGAGTGCAGTTGAATATTTGAAAGCTGAAGTCATGGCGGATGGCATCATAACGACGAAGGGAAATTTGGTGGATGTGGCCAAAAAGATAGGTTTGGTACCTATACAAAGGATCTTTCTTCTCGATTCGCAATCACTCCTCACGGGCATAGCGCAGATCAAGACGCATCGTCCGGACTACATAGAGGTGCTTCCGGGTTTGATACCAGACTTGATCGAGCAGATCAGCAAGGAAACGAGTATACCGGTGATCACTGGTGGGTTGATCAAGACTGTCGCTCACGTGATGGAAGCACTGAAGAAGGGAGCGGTGGCCGTTTCAACGAGTGAGGAAAGTCTGTGGAATTTGAGATTAAGCTGA